From the genome of Oxobacter pfennigii, one region includes:
- a CDS encoding NADH-quinone oxidoreductase subunit NuoF, whose protein sequence is MKIKVGLGSCGIASGGKKVLDKLEQELTGNNLNIEVEATGCVGICFYEPLVDVIDGENTYTYGNVTPEIVSEIVEGHLVKGEPVEKYIVSSTLKPLPIFKNQVRIALKNCGKINPESLDDYLATGGYGALSKVIKEMTPETVIEEIKISGLRGRGGAGFPTWFKWDAARKSRGDVKYMVCNADEGDPGAFMDRSVLEGDPHAVLEGMAIAGYSIGAKEGIIYCRAEYPLAIERLENAIADAKERNYLGKGIMGTKFDFDIKIKKGAGAFVCGEETALIASLEGERGMPRLKPPFPAQSGYWGKPTNINNVETFANVAWIIQNGGAAFAAMGTDKSKGTKVFALAGKIKNGGLVEVPMGMPLREVIFDIGGGIKKDKQFKAVQMGGPSGGCIPAALLDTTVDYESINKTGAIMGSGGMIVMDEDTCMVDMARFFLDFTCKESCGKCTYCRIGTKRMLEILERITQGEGREEDIAELEELAVSVKDGSLCGLGQTAPNPVLTTLKYFKDEYLAHIIDKKCPAKSCKALLTYSILDTKCVGCTLCARKCPTSAISGETKKPHSIDQSKCIKCGNCFSVCRFGAVQMD, encoded by the coding sequence ATGAAGATTAAGGTAGGTTTAGGCAGCTGCGGTATCGCCTCAGGCGGTAAAAAGGTATTGGATAAATTGGAGCAGGAGCTTACAGGCAATAATCTTAATATAGAAGTTGAAGCAACAGGCTGCGTGGGAATATGCTTTTATGAGCCTCTGGTAGATGTAATAGACGGTGAAAACACATACACATACGGAAATGTTACACCGGAAATCGTAAGCGAGATAGTTGAAGGCCATCTTGTAAAAGGTGAACCTGTTGAAAAGTATATAGTGTCCAGTACATTAAAACCCCTTCCCATTTTTAAGAACCAGGTGAGAATTGCTCTTAAAAACTGCGGAAAAATCAATCCCGAAAGCCTTGATGATTATCTTGCAACCGGCGGTTACGGTGCCCTTTCAAAGGTTATCAAAGAAATGACTCCTGAAACTGTTATAGAAGAGATTAAGATATCAGGCTTGAGAGGAAGAGGGGGAGCCGGCTTCCCGACATGGTTCAAATGGGATGCTGCCCGCAAATCAAGGGGCGACGTTAAATACATGGTATGTAACGCCGACGAAGGAGACCCGGGTGCATTCATGGACAGATCTGTATTGGAGGGAGACCCTCATGCAGTTCTTGAAGGAATGGCAATAGCAGGTTACTCAATTGGCGCTAAAGAAGGCATTATATACTGTCGCGCCGAGTATCCCCTTGCTATCGAAAGATTGGAAAATGCAATAGCTGATGCCAAGGAAAGAAATTACCTTGGAAAAGGAATAATGGGTACTAAATTTGATTTTGATATCAAGATTAAAAAAGGTGCCGGAGCCTTCGTTTGCGGTGAGGAAACAGCTCTTATTGCATCACTTGAAGGTGAAAGGGGTATGCCAAGGTTGAAGCCTCCATTCCCTGCACAGTCAGGCTATTGGGGTAAACCTACTAATATAAATAACGTTGAAACCTTTGCAAACGTAGCATGGATTATACAAAACGGCGGAGCCGCTTTTGCAGCTATGGGTACAGACAAGAGCAAAGGAACAAAGGTTTTCGCCCTTGCGGGAAAAATCAAAAACGGCGGTTTGGTTGAAGTCCCCATGGGTATGCCCCTTAGAGAGGTTATATTCGATATCGGCGGCGGAATCAAAAAGGACAAGCAATTTAAAGCTGTTCAGATGGGAGGACCTTCGGGCGGATGTATCCCTGCAGCCCTTCTTGATACAACAGTTGACTATGAGTCAATAAACAAGACAGGAGCCATAATGGGTTCCGGCGGTATGATAGTCATGGACGAAGATACCTGTATGGTTGATATGGCCAGGTTCTTCTTGGACTTTACCTGCAAAGAATCCTGCGGAAAATGTACCTACTGCAGAATTGGTACGAAGAGAATGCTTGAAATATTAGAGAGGATTACTCAAGGAGAAGGCAGAGAAGAGGATATCGCCGAATTGGAAGAACTGGCTGTAAGCGTAAAAGACGGTTCTTTATGCGGACTTGGACAGACTGCTCCTAATCCTGTATTGACTACTTTAAAGTATTTTAAGGATGAATATTTGGCTCACATCATAGATAAGAAATGCCCGGCAAAATCATGTAAGGCGCTTCTCACATACAGCATCCTTGATACAAAATGCGTTGGATGTACATTGTGTGCAAGAAAGTGTCCTACAAGCGCTATTTCTGGGGAAACTAAGAAGCCCCATAGCATCGACCAGTCAAAATGCATCAAATGCGGTAACTGCTTCAGCGTATGCCGCTTTGGCGCAGTACAGATGGATTAA
- the nuoE gene encoding NADH-quinone oxidoreductase subunit NuoE codes for MCDGCEKKLENSFEDKTVDLGMLDPILDEFKGQTGSVISILQKTQDVYGFLPLDALKYIADKTGNKRAKIYGIATFYAQFRLDPVGKYVILQCQGTACHVNGSKEVSYAICDELNINPGGTTEDNMFTVEDVACLGCCSLAPVIMINGEAYGKLTPDSARKIIKDIYNKEKEGAVS; via the coding sequence TTGTGCGATGGATGTGAAAAAAAGCTGGAAAACAGCTTTGAAGACAAAACAGTTGATCTAGGCATGTTGGATCCAATATTAGATGAATTCAAGGGACAAACCGGAAGCGTTATAAGTATCTTGCAGAAAACTCAGGACGTTTACGGTTTCTTGCCGTTGGATGCCTTAAAGTATATTGCAGATAAAACCGGCAATAAAAGGGCAAAAATATATGGTATTGCAACATTTTATGCCCAATTCAGGCTTGACCCCGTTGGAAAATATGTTATTCTTCAATGCCAGGGTACCGCCTGTCACGTAAATGGTTCAAAGGAAGTAAGCTATGCCATTTGTGATGAGTTAAATATAAATCCCGGTGGCACGACCGAAGACAACATGTTTACTGTCGAAGACGTTGCATGTCTTGGCTGCTGCAGCCTTGCACCTGTAATAATGATTAATGGTGAAGCATATGGAAAATTGACTCCGGATAGCGCCAGGAAGATTATAAAGGACATATATAACAAAGAAAAAGAAGGTGCTGTATCATGA
- a CDS encoding putative polysaccharide biosynthesis protein — MSKSSSATKGFAVLSAAGILNKVLSVLYVPILLQIIGEEGYGIYSAGYRIYVFIYVLTNSGFPIAISKLQAELLAHDDFRNARRSHRIARLLLTCYGLFMTVITVVFAGHITNAIGFDRSYRVILALAPTMLFSAISCTYRGYFNGHSDMKPTAMSQVIEQFLNVVLSLIFALLLKPYGLDWACAGATVGTTLGSLGSALYLNRAFKKDRNFLLRNTPDDLMTIRYRALAYRLLAYALPIAFNSVVVFGGDVVDLWNTNQRLIAAGFSSADAYIKYGVLSKYTQLLNVPLAITAALHIATIPTFSSTIALKNFKLLKDQISHTFRVSLLLSIPSAVGLGVLSKPVFLMLFGGEYVDGWYLMAIGSVVIILVSIVQVQAGILQSVNKTRLSTIAMLAGIFVKIFINYFLIAVPEVNIRGAVIGTIVCYIIAIFINFKYIKKFVPVGIKIKNQVGRPFLASAVMGVIAAASYKLFSMLTGLFMGAYISNALSTIIAIAIGALSYGLIMLKIGGIDIQDIKLMPYGSKIIKLIPKSFLNTERAQAEN, encoded by the coding sequence ATGAGCAAAAGTTCTTCAGCTACAAAAGGCTTTGCCGTTTTAAGCGCGGCAGGAATTTTAAATAAAGTACTTTCAGTTTTATATGTACCCATACTTTTACAGATTATAGGCGAAGAGGGATATGGCATATACAGCGCCGGATATCGGATATATGTGTTTATTTACGTTTTGACAAATTCGGGCTTTCCCATTGCCATTTCGAAGCTTCAAGCAGAACTTCTGGCCCACGATGATTTCAGAAATGCAAGAAGAAGCCACAGAATTGCACGGCTCTTATTAACATGCTACGGGCTTTTCATGACTGTTATAACAGTGGTTTTCGCCGGTCACATAACAAATGCCATCGGCTTTGACCGTTCATACCGGGTTATACTTGCCCTAGCCCCTACAATGCTATTTTCCGCCATTTCCTGTACATACAGGGGATATTTCAACGGCCATTCAGACATGAAGCCAACAGCCATGTCCCAGGTAATAGAGCAATTTTTAAATGTGGTGCTGTCCCTTATATTTGCATTACTTTTAAAGCCCTACGGTCTGGATTGGGCCTGTGCCGGTGCAACTGTGGGAACCACACTGGGCTCCCTGGGAAGCGCCCTTTATTTAAACCGTGCCTTTAAAAAGGACCGTAATTTTCTTTTAAGAAACACCCCCGACGATTTGATGACCATAAGATACAGAGCCTTGGCATACAGGCTGTTGGCCTATGCCCTTCCCATTGCCTTTAACTCGGTGGTGGTATTCGGTGGGGACGTAGTTGACTTGTGGAATACAAACCAGCGCCTCATTGCTGCCGGCTTTTCATCGGCAGATGCTTATATAAAGTACGGAGTTTTGAGTAAGTACACACAGCTTTTAAACGTGCCTCTTGCAATTACAGCAGCATTGCACATTGCCACAATACCGACCTTCAGCTCAACAATTGCATTAAAAAATTTCAAGCTGTTAAAGGATCAGATAAGCCATACCTTCAGAGTATCCCTGCTGCTTTCCATACCCTCGGCCGTGGGATTGGGGGTACTTAGCAAGCCGGTATTTTTAATGCTTTTTGGGGGGGAATATGTGGACGGATGGTATTTGATGGCCATAGGCTCTGTCGTTATAATACTGGTTTCCATAGTTCAGGTCCAGGCAGGAATTCTTCAGTCCGTCAATAAAACAAGGCTGTCAACTATCGCCATGCTCGCCGGTATATTCGTAAAGATATTTATAAATTATTTTCTCATAGCTGTGCCCGAGGTTAATATAAGGGGTGCAGTAATCGGCACCATAGTATGCTATATAATTGCCATCTTTATTAATTTTAAATACATTAAAAAATTCGTGCCGGTAGGAATCAAAATTAAAAACCAAGTGGGACGTCCCTTTTTAGCTTCCGCTGTCATGGGTGTTATTGCAGCAGCTTCTTATAAGCTTTTTTCAATGCTTACAGGGCTTTTTATGGGAGCATACATTTCAAATGCCCTGTCAACAATAATTGCAATAGCTATAGGCGCTTTAAGCTACGGCCTGATAATGCTTAAAATCGGAGGCATAGATATTCAGGATATAAAGCTCATGCCTTACGGAAGCAAGATAATTAAGCTTATACCAAAAAGTTTTCTGAACACAGAACGCGCCCAGGCTGAGAATTAA
- the plsY gene encoding glycerol-3-phosphate 1-O-acyltransferase PlsY: protein MNVLAILAGYLFGCFQTSYIISKVIKKSDIRDTGSKNAGTSNMVMTFGWKLGFMTFLGDIFKIIIPMAIAKYYFNTSPMLNLLLGLGAILGHNFPFYMNFKGGKGTATTLGMLLILDYRICIAISLILVILALITNYIALASMIAIALLPLALYILKYDLNIVLISIFIPMLSVYVHRRNIKDMLSKKEKKISSVFKKKKN from the coding sequence ATGAATGTACTAGCAATTTTGGCAGGTTATTTATTCGGATGCTTTCAAACATCATATATAATATCCAAGGTAATAAAAAAATCGGATATAAGGGATACAGGAAGCAAAAACGCAGGCACCTCAAACATGGTCATGACCTTTGGCTGGAAGCTTGGTTTCATGACCTTTCTAGGGGATATATTTAAAATCATAATTCCCATGGCTATAGCAAAGTATTATTTTAATACTTCTCCAATGCTCAATCTTCTATTGGGTCTTGGAGCAATACTGGGGCATAATTTTCCTTTTTATATGAATTTCAAAGGAGGAAAGGGAACTGCGACAACCTTAGGCATGCTCTTAATTTTGGATTATAGAATATGTATTGCAATAAGTTTGATACTTGTAATCTTAGCACTGATTACAAATTATATTGCTTTGGCATCAATGATTGCCATAGCCCTTTTGCCATTGGCCTTATATATTTTAAAATATGATTTGAATATTGTACTTATTTCTATTTTTATACCCATGTTATCTGTGTATGTCCACAGACGAAATATAAAGGATATGCTCTCAAAAAAAGAAAAAAAGATAAGCAGCGTCTTTAAAAAGAAAAAAAATTGA
- a CDS encoding pyruvate carboxylase subunit B, translating to MQKINFTETVLRDANQSLIATRLPFSKMEPILDRLDKAGYYSIEAWGGATFDACLRFLNEDPWVRLKNIKKYLHKTKIQMLLRGQNILGYKHYHDDVVRLFIYKAVENGVDIIRVFDALNDMANVETAMKAIKAAGAHAQGAISYTISPVHDTGHFIKTASIFKEMGADSICIKDMSGLILPGVCRDLVKALKSSVGLPVFLHSHCTTGIAPLSYMEAVKAGVDGIDTALAPFSMGSSQPATESMYYSFSDMGYDTGLDIDVINSISEYFLPIKDEYIKSGLLDPKVLGVDANVLKYQIPGGMLSNMISQLKQQNAAGKLSEVLKEIPRVREDLGYPPLVTPTSQIVGTQAVLNVLTGERYKAVIKEVKAYLKGEYGKAPGVVNEALKNKMLGGEKPYEGNYKDSLKPALESAKKELGTLAQKDEDVLSYILFPQIAKPFLEKRKEEFFQSVYKQINIEGV from the coding sequence ATGCAAAAGATAAATTTTACAGAGACGGTGCTAAGAGACGCCAACCAGTCTCTCATTGCTACAAGGCTGCCTTTTTCAAAGATGGAACCTATCTTAGACAGACTGGATAAGGCAGGCTATTATTCCATAGAAGCATGGGGCGGGGCCACATTCGATGCCTGCCTTCGGTTTTTAAACGAAGACCCCTGGGTGAGGCTTAAAAATATTAAAAAATATTTGCACAAAACGAAAATCCAGATGCTTTTAAGGGGGCAGAATATATTAGGATACAAGCATTATCACGATGATGTTGTTCGCTTATTCATATATAAGGCAGTAGAGAACGGTGTAGATATAATAAGGGTATTTGATGCTTTAAACGACATGGCAAATGTTGAAACAGCTATGAAGGCCATAAAGGCAGCCGGCGCCCATGCTCAAGGGGCCATATCCTATACCATAAGCCCGGTACACGATACAGGGCATTTTATTAAGACAGCATCCATATTTAAGGAAATGGGAGCAGACTCAATTTGTATAAAAGACATGTCGGGGCTCATTCTTCCTGGTGTGTGCCGTGACCTTGTCAAAGCTCTTAAAAGTTCTGTGGGCCTGCCTGTATTTCTTCACTCCCACTGCACAACAGGCATTGCGCCCCTTAGCTACATGGAGGCCGTTAAAGCTGGAGTGGACGGAATTGACACCGCCCTTGCACCCTTTTCCATGGGAAGCTCCCAGCCGGCAACGGAATCAATGTACTATTCCTTTTCCGATATGGGATATGACACAGGACTTGATATAGATGTAATCAACAGTATAAGCGAGTATTTCCTTCCTATTAAAGATGAATATATTAAATCCGGTCTTTTAGACCCCAAAGTTTTAGGCGTTGATGCAAATGTATTGAAATATCAGATTCCCGGCGGAATGCTTTCAAATATGATTTCCCAGTTAAAACAGCAAAATGCGGCCGGAAAGTTATCCGAGGTTTTAAAGGAAATACCCAGGGTAAGAGAGGATTTAGGCTATCCGCCTCTTGTAACTCCCACCAGCCAGATAGTAGGAACCCAGGCCGTTTTGAATGTATTGACAGGAGAGCGCTACAAGGCCGTAATAAAGGAAGTAAAAGCTTATTTAAAAGGGGAATACGGAAAAGCTCCAGGAGTGGTAAATGAAGCATTGAAAAACAAAATGCTGGGAGGAGAAAAGCCCTATGAGGGAAATTATAAAGATTCATTAAAGCCTGCATTGGAAAGCGCAAAGAAAGAATTAGGAACTTTAGCACAAAAGGATGAGGATGTTTTATCCTATATTCTTTTTCCTCAGATTGCAAAGCCCTTCCTGGAAAAAAGAAAAGAGGAGTTTTTTCAATCTGTATATAAACAGATAAATATAGAAGGGGTATAA
- the arcC gene encoding carbamate kinase, which produces MENSKTIVIALGGNAILMPGQKGTAEEQMENVNKTCVQVAQMVKKGMRVVITHGNGPQVGNILIQNGSATERVPAMPLYICGAQSQGLIGYMIQQQLVNKFQEMGIEKSVVTLVTQMVVDKEDAAFKNPSKPIGLFYSKEYAQKAMDEKGEYWIEDSGRGWRKVVPSPEPIRIVEIDCILNLINNGSIVIANGGGGIPVIENEGKYKGIEAVIDKDFGGAKLALYVNADAFMILTDVPKVYINYKKPEQKPLDEVSVDEIERLQKEGHFKAGSMGPKVEACRRFVTAGGKRAIITSLDTALEALEGKAGTRIVK; this is translated from the coding sequence ATGGAAAACAGCAAAACAATAGTAATTGCTCTGGGAGGCAACGCCATACTGATGCCGGGGCAAAAAGGTACGGCAGAGGAGCAAATGGAAAATGTTAATAAAACATGTGTTCAGGTTGCCCAAATGGTTAAAAAAGGCATGAGGGTAGTTATCACCCACGGGAACGGACCTCAGGTGGGGAATATACTGATACAAAACGGCTCCGCAACTGAGAGGGTGCCTGCAATGCCGCTTTATATATGCGGGGCCCAAAGCCAGGGGCTCATTGGTTATATGATTCAGCAGCAGCTTGTGAATAAGTTTCAGGAAATGGGAATAGAAAAATCTGTGGTTACATTGGTCACACAAATGGTGGTAGATAAAGAAGATGCCGCATTTAAAAACCCTTCAAAGCCTATAGGACTTTTTTATTCAAAGGAATATGCCCAAAAAGCAATGGATGAAAAAGGGGAGTACTGGATTGAAGATTCGGGCAGAGGTTGGAGAAAGGTGGTTCCTTCGCCTGAACCCATAAGGATTGTGGAAATAGATTGCATATTGAATCTTATAAATAATGGCTCAATCGTCATAGCAAACGGCGGCGGAGGAATACCCGTAATTGAAAATGAGGGAAAATACAAGGGAATTGAAGCCGTTATAGATAAGGATTTCGGAGGAGCAAAACTGGCTTTATATGTAAATGCCGATGCCTTTATGATACTTACGGATGTACCTAAGGTTTATATAAATTATAAAAAGCCGGAACAAAAACCTTTGGACGAAGTATCTGTGGATGAAATTGAAAGGCTTCAAAAAGAAGGCCATTTTAAAGCCGGAAGTATGGGGCCCAAGGTGGAGGCCTGCAGAAGATTTGTAACAGCAGGGGGCAAAAGAGCCATCATAACCTCTTTGGATACCGCCCTTGAAGCGTTAGAGGGAAAAGCAGGGACCAGGATAGTAAAATAA
- a CDS encoding alpha/beta fold hydrolase, translating into MFEGDLQVKGKTVHYVHEGKGKNIVLLHGIATHSGLWKGVMSNLTKKYSVYAFDLLGFGLSQKPESNELNLKKQGAFFYDVFKELGLQDIIVAGHDLGGGIAQIMSLTYPEIFKAMVLIDTICYDSWPIQILSEGNKVEMLFRHLPPDIIRDTFIQYIKDGLYNKENALQIGQKYWKYIEGKEGMDSFIKLVQSFDNRQTVEISVSLGSLRLPVLIIWGKNDVYLRPSYGYRLSEDIKGAKIEVLDCAGHFLPEDQPGLVSQLMDDFISSIKG; encoded by the coding sequence ATGTTTGAGGGTGACTTGCAGGTTAAGGGAAAAACAGTTCATTATGTACATGAAGGAAAAGGAAAAAACATCGTGCTCCTCCATGGAATAGCCACCCACAGCGGTTTGTGGAAGGGAGTCATGTCCAATTTAACAAAAAAATATTCGGTTTACGCTTTTGATCTTTTGGGCTTTGGCTTGTCTCAAAAACCCGAGAGCAATGAGCTTAATCTTAAAAAGCAGGGGGCTTTTTTCTACGATGTTTTCAAGGAATTAGGTTTACAGGACATAATAGTTGCAGGTCATGATTTAGGAGGCGGAATTGCTCAGATAATGTCTTTGACATATCCTGAAATATTTAAGGCTATGGTTTTAATTGACACCATATGTTATGACTCCTGGCCCATTCAGATACTCAGTGAAGGCAACAAGGTTGAAATGCTCTTTCGTCACCTTCCTCCGGACATCATACGGGACACCTTCATACAATATATTAAGGACGGCCTTTACAATAAAGAAAATGCGTTGCAAATCGGGCAAAAATATTGGAAATATATCGAAGGAAAGGAAGGAATGGATAGCTTTATAAAATTAGTTCAATCCTTCGATAACAGGCAAACAGTGGAAATTTCAGTATCCTTAGGAAGCCTCAGACTGCCGGTTTTGATTATATGGGGAAAAAATGATGTCTACTTAAGGCCCAGCTATGGTTACAGGCTGAGCGAGGACATAAAGGGAGCAAAAATAGAAGTTTTAGATTGTGCAGGCCACTTCCTGCCCGAGGACCAGCCGGGGCTGGTCTCTCAACTGATGGATGACTTTATAAGCAGCATAAAAGGATAA
- a CDS encoding phospho-sugar mutase, with amino-acid sequence MEKYELWLNSPYIDDATKDELKNIDHKEIEDRFYKDLEFGTGGLRGVIGAGTNRINVYVIRKASQGLANYVKRLGDNALLRGIAIAYDSRHKSKEFAYEAAGVFIANGIKAYVFDALRPTPELSYAVRKLSAIAGIVITASHNPKEYNGYKVYWEDGGQISLSVANEILDEINKVEDFNCIQYKNPECSKEEGLFVIIGQEIDTMYINDVQSLIINPHIIEKHSDDFKIIYTPLHGAGNIPVRTSLESAGFKEVYVVVEQELPDPEFSTVKSPNPEEHSAFNLAIGMAKGKNADIILGTDPDCDRLGVCVKNQKGEFITLTGNQIGALLVHYILSQLKERQKLPKNGIVIKTIVTSELGRVIAQSFGVDTIDTLTGFKFIGEKIKEFEEFSSHSFLFGYEESYGYLSGTFVRDKDAVIASTLVCEMGAYYKEKGMTIYDALKNIYEKYGYYSEKLKSVTLKGKEGNELIAKIMRTLRNNPPSKIAGTEITEIKDYEKGIGDLPKSDVLQIITRDNSVISIRPSGTEPKIKIYYSAVGKDGADVENKLKALTESFSAIIDEILK; translated from the coding sequence ATGGAAAAATATGAATTATGGCTGAACAGTCCATATATTGATGATGCAACTAAGGATGAGCTTAAAAATATTGACCATAAAGAAATAGAAGACAGATTTTACAAAGATCTGGAGTTCGGCACCGGAGGATTAAGAGGAGTAATTGGCGCAGGAACAAACAGGATTAATGTATATGTAATAAGAAAGGCTTCCCAGGGGCTTGCAAATTATGTGAAACGCTTAGGAGATAATGCATTGCTTCGCGGAATAGCAATTGCTTATGATTCCAGGCATAAATCCAAGGAATTTGCATACGAAGCTGCCGGAGTATTTATAGCTAATGGAATAAAAGCCTATGTTTTTGATGCATTGAGACCTACTCCGGAATTATCCTATGCGGTAAGAAAATTAAGCGCCATTGCCGGCATCGTAATAACAGCCAGCCATAATCCAAAGGAATACAACGGATACAAGGTGTATTGGGAGGACGGAGGACAGATATCCTTAAGCGTAGCCAATGAAATTTTAGATGAAATAAATAAGGTTGAAGATTTTAACTGTATTCAATATAAAAACCCCGAATGCTCAAAGGAAGAAGGCTTGTTTGTAATAATCGGCCAAGAGATAGACACCATGTATATAAACGACGTGCAATCTCTTATAATAAATCCTCATATAATTGAAAAACACAGTGATGATTTTAAAATCATATACACCCCCCTTCACGGAGCAGGAAATATTCCGGTCAGAACCTCCCTTGAAAGCGCAGGCTTTAAAGAGGTATACGTTGTAGTCGAACAGGAATTGCCTGATCCTGAATTCAGTACGGTAAAGTCACCAAATCCGGAAGAGCACAGCGCTTTTAACCTTGCAATCGGAATGGCAAAAGGAAAAAATGCCGATATTATCTTAGGCACAGATCCGGACTGTGACAGATTAGGTGTATGTGTAAAAAACCAAAAAGGTGAATTCATAACTCTTACAGGAAATCAGATAGGCGCATTACTGGTTCACTATATACTGTCCCAGCTTAAAGAAAGGCAGAAGCTTCCCAAGAACGGAATAGTAATTAAAACCATTGTAACTTCAGAGCTTGGAAGGGTTATCGCCCAATCCTTCGGAGTAGATACCATAGATACCCTTACGGGATTTAAATTCATAGGTGAAAAAATCAAGGAATTTGAAGAGTTTTCATCTCATTCCTTCCTCTTTGGATATGAAGAAAGTTATGGATACTTAAGCGGCACCTTTGTAAGGGATAAGGATGCTGTTATTGCTTCCACCCTGGTGTGTGAAATGGGGGCTTATTATAAGGAAAAGGGTATGACCATATATGATGCTCTTAAGAACATTTATGAAAAATACGGATATTATTCCGAAAAATTAAAATCTGTAACTTTAAAGGGCAAGGAAGGCAACGAGCTTATTGCAAAAATAATGAGGACTTTAAGGAATAATCCGCCTTCAAAAATAGCAGGTACGGAAATAACAGAGATAAAGGATTATGAAAAAGGAATCGGTGATTTGCCTAAATCCGATGTGCTTCAAATAATAACCCGTGATAATTCAGTAATTAGCATACGGCCTTCAGGCACCGAACCTAAAATCAAAATTTACTATTCAGCTGTAGGCAAAGACGGTGCTGATGTGGAAAACAAGCTTAAAGCCTTGACGGAAAGCTTTAGTGCCATAATTGATGAAATTTTAAAATAG
- a CDS encoding Hsp20/alpha crystallin family protein — MDTSKHDENPNLDYIKKIVSEVMGEGLWNGFYDVVTAERPRIDMYDNGKKIIVVCEIPGILKPSDLSISVSLNKLNIRGISKDKYLNNLPGNMLKSECIYGPFDRTVELPYIVNEKSINAVYENGIIEITMERADTGDEQHVRVDFKK, encoded by the coding sequence TTGGACACTTCCAAACATGACGAAAATCCGAATCTGGATTACATCAAAAAAATCGTGTCAGAGGTTATGGGAGAAGGTTTATGGAACGGATTTTATGATGTGGTGACTGCCGAGCGTCCCAGAATTGATATGTATGATAACGGGAAAAAAATAATAGTTGTATGTGAAATACCCGGAATTTTAAAGCCCTCGGACCTCTCAATATCCGTATCCTTAAACAAATTAAACATAAGAGGTATTTCAAAGGATAAATATCTGAATAATCTGCCGGGAAATATGTTAAAAAGCGAATGCATATACGGGCCTTTTGACAGGACGGTAGAGCTACCCTATATAGTTAATGAGAAATCAATTAATGCAGTATATGAAAACGGCATAATTGAAATAACAATGGAAAGGGCAGATACCGGAGATGAACAGCATGTCAGGGTGGATTTTAAAAAATAA